The Candidatus Methylomirabilis sp. genome includes the window CCTGGGATCCGGAATCGCCCGGTGCGGTCCGTGATGGCGGCCGGCCCCGCGGTCACGACGATGCCCGCGCGCATCCAGGGGTGTCCCACGTCGCAGCGGATGCGCAGGAAGCCGGGAGGGCCCACGGAGGCAAGGGTCTCCTCCCGGAAGACGGGGAGGGCAACGTGGAACCGCGTCGCCCCGCGCTCATCGATGGCGTGGGCCGAGTGCAGGATCCGGTCGCTGTTGCGGATGGAGAGCAGGGCGCCGGGGGAGACCACCTGCAAGGCCGGCGCGAAGCGGCACCCGACGTTGTCGAGCGTCGGTGTGGCGGCAGGCGGCGCTCCGACCAGATCGGGGAGCAGGACCGCCGCCTCCGCCAGCCCCCCGTCCTGGTCCACCGTGAATGCCCGGACCTCTTGCGCGGCCCCGCACGTTCCCCGGTCCTTCGCCACCGTCACCGCGGCCGCCTCGGGGACGGGCCCCACGATGCGGACGCGGCCGGCGAGGACTCCTGCCCCCTGCTCCTCCCCCCCGTGCCCCCCCGGAGTGGTGAGGAGCGCGCCGGCCAGGAGGGCGGCCCCTAGAGGCGCTCCCAGAGCCATCGGGGCGTGAGGGCGATGAGGTACCCGTTCAGCACCGTGATGTAGTTGGTGTACAGGAGCACCCCGACGATGACCAGGAAGATCCCCGCCGCGACCTCCACCATCCGCAGGTAGTCCCGGAACCGTCCGTAGAACCCCAGGAAGGCATCCAGGGCCAGGGCGCTCGCGAGAAACGGGATCCCGAGGCCGAGCGAGTAGGCTCCCAGCATGAGGACGCCGGTCCCGGCCGTGTCGGCCGTCCCGGCCAGGAAGAGGATCGCCCCCAGGATGGGGCCGACGCAGGGGGTCCAGCCGGCGGCAAAGGCGATCCCCACCAGGGCCGAGCCCAGATACCCCGCCGGGCGGGCCGGCAGGGGCAGGCGCCACTCGCGCATGAGGACCGGGACCTTGAAGAGACCGGTCACGTAGAGGCCGAACAGGACGATGAGGATCCCGCCCCCCTTCCGGATCCAGTCCGTGGATTCGGCGAAGAGCTGGCCCAGCAGGCTGAAGGAGGCCCCCAGGGCCATGAAGACGAGCGAGAACCCGGCGACGAAGCAGGCGGCGTTCAGCAGGAGCACCCGGCGGGTCCGGGCGTCCCGCTGCCCGGACTGCAGATCGGTGAAGGAGACCCCGGCCAGGTACGAGAGGTACGAGGGAACGAGCGGCAGGACGCAGGGGGAGAGAAAGGAGAGGAGGCCGGCCCCGAGCGCCACCAGGAAGGAAAGGTTGTCTGCCGCCGCCATCTTTCCCCCTAGCGGGACCTGAGGGCACGGATCAGCCGCTTCGCGTCCGCGCTGTCCCACTCCCGAGCACCGATGATCCGGCCGACAATCCCCCCGCGGCGGTCGATCAGGTAGGTCGTGGGGAGGGAGAAGGCGCGGTACAGGCGGCTCACCTGCCCCTCCTGATCCAGCAGGATCGGGAAGGTCAGGCGGAGCTCCTTGACGAAGGGCTCCACCTGCTCGGGGGTCTCGGCGAAATTCACCGCCAGGATGGTGAAGCCGTCGTTCTGCATCTCCCGGTACAGCCGCTCCATGGCCGGCATCTCCTCCCGACACGGGAGACACCAGGTGGCCCAGAAGTTGATGAGGACCACCTGCCCCCTGAAGTCGGCCAGGCGTCGGGGTGTTCCCGCCAGGCTGCTCAGCGTGAAGTCGGGGGCCTCGGTCTCCTTGACCGGGGGCAGGACGCCCATGGCGTCCAGGAGAGGGCCGAGATCCGGTCCCGCCGGGCGCCCGGCGCTGGCGCCGAGGAGCCAGGCCAGGGCGAGCAGGCAGAAGATGAGCAGCCGGTGCCTCAGCGTCCCTTGGGTCAATCTCTCCACCGCATCCCCCCCGGAATAAACACGCCGTCGGGGAAAACTATTCTAGCACACCATTCTCACCGGCGGTGCCGCTGGAAGAGGCGGCCCAGCCGACCCAGGAGGCCGCGGGTCCCGGGCAGGATCACACAGCCGGCGATCGTCTGGAGGAGGTCCTCGGGCCGGAGGCTCCCCGCCCGGTAGCGGACCCGGACCTCCCCCGTCCGCTCCGACGCCTCCACAGCCACAACCCCCGGCCGCCCTGACAGGGCGGCGCGCACGTTGGCCGCTCAGAGGCCGCAGAGGAACCCGGTCACGGCGAACCGGGCCTCCCGCTCTCCCAGCCCCTGGGGGCTGTCGTCGACGAGCCGGACGGTTACGTCAGCGAGGAGGTTGCGCCACTGGATCATGGGGGGAGCCGAATAAACCGCGGACCCTCAGTCCAGGAGGGTCTCACCGGCCACCACATCCTCGATGGCCAGCGTGTTCAGGAGGTACTTGCGAAGGCGGTAGGTGAGGACGTCCTGCTTCGCCCCTGCGGCGTCGAACACGACGCCGTACTGCCGCTGGGCCGCCTGCCGGCTTACCAGGCCCGCCGCCACGTCCTCCTCGACCCGCATGATGGAGCGGCGGTACGGGATCCCCCAGCCCGCCCCCCCCGGGGCCTCCAGCGTGAGGCGATCGCCCGCCGCCAGGGGGAGCACGATGGTCGCCGGGCCCTCCCAGGCCTGCTCCCCCCGGCTCGGCGTCGCGAGGAGGAGCCTGCCCGCCGCCCCCCGCAGCCCCCCCCGGAGCCCCCGGGCTGCCCCGGCGATGACCGCGTGGACGTCGGCCCTCCCCTCGGTCAGGGCAAGCGAGAGGACGGCGCCGGCGCCCCCCCGATACTGGCCGGGTCCCGCCGAATCCTCGCGCAGGGCGAACCGGAGGAAGCGGACCGGATATTCCTCCTCCACCTCCTCCAGGGGTCGGAGCGTGCCCGGGTCCACGAGGGGCGTCGTGTGGTGGAGACCATCCCCCCACACCGAGGCGCCTGCGCCCCCGCCCAGGAACAGCCGCGCGGCGTAGCGGCTCCCGTCTCCCCGCTCCCCCTGGAGGTCGAGCTGGCTCAGGGCAGTCGGCCCGGGCGCGTGGGCCAGGTGAGGGAAGACCTCGGCGAAGGCGGCGACGGCAGCGTCCGTGATCGCCTGGGCCGTGAGGAACCGGCCGACGGTGGCCGGGGCCGCCCCCCCGCCCGCCGACGCCTCGGGAGGGAGGTGAATCTCCCAGTCCGCCTCCCAGCCTCCGATGCCGGGGAGGGCGGGCACCTCGGGGTGAAACACCTCCTTGACCGCCAGCCGGAGCGCGGCGAGAAACAGGGGCCGGGACACCGGCGCAAGGCCGGCCCGGGTGAGGCCGCTCGCGTCCAGAACGATCCGGCCGCCCTGCCGGTAGGCGACGACAGGCAGCGGGAGGGGATCCTCCGGCCGACCCTCCGGGAGGCGGCCGAGCAGACGAGCCAGCCCGGCCTCGCATCCGGCCCGGAGGGCATCCAGCGCGCCGAGGCAGGTCTCGGTCCCGTACCGCGCGCAGAGGGACGCGACCCCTTCCTCACCCACAGCCAGGACGTGGCCGACCCGCTCGACCTCCTCGGCGAACGCGTCCACGAGCCCGAGGTTTTCTCCCAGGACCGCCAGCAGTTCCGGCACCGGTTTCCCGGACGCCCGGATCCGGATCCAGGGGACGACGGTTCCCTCATACCGCAGATCGGGCGCGCGCCGGACTCCCCCCCGGGAGACCGTCGGGTAGGAGCCTACCATCCCCAGGAGGCCGACCAGCGTGCCCCCGGCGAAGGCCGGAGCGAGGAAGCAGAGGTCGTCGAGTCCTGCCCCGCTGACCCGGGGATCGTTCCCCAGGTACACATCTCCGGCTCCGAGGGCACGCCCCGCCCCGCCCACGACGCGCAGGAGATCCCCGGCCGCGTTGCCGCCCGCCTCGGCCAGGAAGGGCTGCGAGGTGGGCCCGCTCCCCAGCATTCCCCCCTGCGCGAGTCCGTAGAGGCCACAGGAGAGCCAGCGGAGCCGCGCGACGGCCCGGGAACAGGAGGCACGGCTCCAGAGATCCTCCATCCGGCCCAGGGCCTGGGCCAGCCCCTCGCGGACGGCAGCCAGCCTCCCCGCCTCAACGCTCACGCGAGACCTCCAGCACGAGGGTCCCCCAGCGGTCCACCCCCCCGCGGACGCCGGGCGGGACCAGGACCGTGGCCCCCGGGATCTCCACCAGGGCGGGACCGCGGACCTCGTCACTGATCACCTCCACCGGGAGAACGGGAGCGGTGAGCTCCCTGCCTCCG containing:
- a CDS encoding hydantoinase B/oxoprolinase family protein, translating into MSVEAGRLAAVREGLAQALGRMEDLWSRASCSRAVARLRWLSCGLYGLAQGGMLGSGPTSQPFLAEAGGNAAGDLLRVVGGAGRALGAGDVYLGNDPRVSGAGLDDLCFLAPAFAGGTLVGLLGMVGSYPTVSRGGVRRAPDLRYEGTVVPWIRIRASGKPVPELLAVLGENLGLVDAFAEEVERVGHVLAVGEEGVASLCARYGTETCLGALDALRAGCEAGLARLLGRLPEGRPEDPLPLPVVAYRQGGRIVLDASGLTRAGLAPVSRPLFLAALRLAVKEVFHPEVPALPGIGGWEADWEIHLPPEASAGGGAAPATVGRFLTAQAITDAAVAAFAEVFPHLAHAPGPTALSQLDLQGERGDGSRYAARLFLGGGAGASVWGDGLHHTTPLVDPGTLRPLEEVEEEYPVRFLRFALREDSAGPGQYRGGAGAVLSLALTEGRADVHAVIAGAARGLRGGLRGAAGRLLLATPSRGEQAWEGPATIVLPLAAGDRLTLEAPGGAGWGIPYRRSIMRVEEDVAAGLVSRQAAQRQYGVVFDAAGAKQDVLTYRLRKYLLNTLAIEDVVAGETLLD
- a CDS encoding TlpA disulfide reductase family protein — protein: MERLTQGTLRHRLLIFCLLALAWLLGASAGRPAGPDLGPLLDAMGVLPPVKETEAPDFTLSSLAGTPRRLADFRGQVVLINFWATWCLPCREEMPAMERLYREMQNDGFTILAVNFAETPEQVEPFVKELRLTFPILLDQEGQVSRLYRAFSLPTTYLIDRRGGIVGRIIGAREWDSADAKRLIRALRSR
- a CDS encoding cytochrome c biogenesis protein CcdA, producing MAAADNLSFLVALGAGLLSFLSPCVLPLVPSYLSYLAGVSFTDLQSGQRDARTRRVLLLNAACFVAGFSLVFMALGASFSLLGQLFAESTDWIRKGGGILIVLFGLYVTGLFKVPVLMREWRLPLPARPAGYLGSALVGIAFAAGWTPCVGPILGAILFLAGTADTAGTGVLMLGAYSLGLGIPFLASALALDAFLGFYGRFRDYLRMVEVAAGIFLVIVGVLLYTNYITVLNGYLIALTPRWLWERL